The following coding sequences are from one Streptomyces sp. V3I7 window:
- a CDS encoding DsbA family oxidoreductase encodes MRVEIWSDIACPWCYVGKARFEKALAAFPHRGDVEVVHRSFELDPGRAKGDAQPVITMLTRKYGMSEAQAQAGEDNLGAQAAAEGLDYRTRGRDHGNTFDMHRLLHLAKERGRQSELLQALYRANFAEERSVFTEGDERLVELAVEAGLDADEVRAVLADPTAYADEVRADEAEAAQLGISGVPFVVIDRKYGVSGAQPDEVFTQALNQAWGEQTVLRLFEEGGDGGDGGAEACGPDGCAVPKS; translated from the coding sequence ATGCGCGTCGAAATCTGGAGCGACATCGCCTGTCCCTGGTGCTACGTGGGCAAGGCCCGCTTCGAGAAGGCGCTCGCGGCCTTCCCGCACCGCGGCGACGTCGAGGTGGTCCACCGGTCCTTCGAGCTGGACCCCGGCCGCGCCAAGGGCGACGCCCAGCCGGTGATCACCATGCTGACCCGGAAGTACGGCATGAGCGAGGCGCAGGCACAGGCCGGCGAGGACAACCTGGGCGCGCAGGCCGCCGCCGAGGGGCTCGACTACCGCACCCGCGGCCGCGACCACGGCAACACCTTCGACATGCACCGCCTGCTGCACCTCGCCAAGGAGCGCGGCCGGCAGAGCGAGCTGCTCCAGGCGCTGTACCGGGCCAACTTCGCCGAGGAGCGGTCCGTCTTCACCGAGGGCGACGAGCGCCTGGTGGAGCTGGCCGTCGAGGCCGGACTCGACGCCGACGAGGTGCGTGCGGTGCTCGCCGACCCCACCGCCTACGCCGACGAGGTCCGCGCCGACGAGGCCGAGGCCGCCCAGCTCGGCATCAGCGGCGTGCCCTTCGTCGTCATCGACCGCAAGTACGGCGTCTCCGGCGCCCAGCCCGACGAGGTCTTCACCCAGGCGCTGAACCAGGCGTGGGGCGAGCAGACGGTGCTCCGGCTGTTCGAAGAGGGCGGCGATGGCGGCGACGGCGGCGCCGAGGCGTGTGGGCCGGACGGGTGCGCCGTACCGAAGAGCTGA
- a CDS encoding MFS transporter encodes MSTSQTLPTPQLTPEKGEFTTSSPPAVALAAALLGFALITLDASVVNVALPAIGSSLGGGLSGLQWVVDAYTLPFAALMLSTGALADRAGASRAYGLGIAVFTLASAACGFAPALPVLIGARVVQGVAAAVVLPASLALVRQAYTDPARRSRAVAAWAAGGSVAVALGPVAGGALTTAWDWRGIFFVNLPLGVVALALLTRTRRSERRPAPLDLPGQATAVIALTALTFAVIEGGTTRAVAFVVAVTAAVLFVRTEARQPHPVVPPALFRDRAVRVAVAAGAACSVAFYGVVFLFSLFFQQAQGRSALYVGLMFLPMTGLIAVTNVVSGKLAQRYGPRPPMLAGQALAVLGLLGLLTVGTRTPATLVAVLLIPLALGCALAIPPLTALMLDAVPAERAGVAAGVLNAARQVSGGLGIAVFGALVAGGFATGMRTSLAVAAALLALTCLLTARGTAARG; translated from the coding sequence ATGTCAACGAGCCAGACTCTCCCTACGCCCCAACTGACGCCTGAAAAAGGCGAGTTCACGACTTCCTCCCCGCCGGCTGTCGCGCTCGCCGCCGCGCTGCTCGGCTTCGCGCTGATCACCCTCGACGCGTCGGTGGTGAACGTCGCCCTCCCCGCGATCGGTTCCTCCCTGGGCGGAGGCCTGTCAGGTCTCCAGTGGGTGGTGGATGCCTACACGCTGCCCTTCGCGGCCCTGATGCTCTCCACGGGCGCGCTCGCTGACCGGGCCGGGGCGAGCCGGGCGTACGGCCTGGGCATCGCGGTGTTCACCCTGGCCTCGGCGGCCTGCGGGTTCGCCCCGGCCCTCCCGGTGCTGATCGGCGCCCGGGTGGTACAGGGCGTCGCGGCGGCCGTCGTGCTGCCCGCCTCGCTGGCCCTGGTGCGGCAGGCGTACACGGACCCGGCGCGCCGGTCCCGGGCGGTGGCCGCCTGGGCGGCGGGCGGTTCGGTGGCGGTGGCCCTCGGGCCGGTGGCCGGTGGCGCGTTGACCACGGCCTGGGACTGGCGCGGGATCTTCTTCGTCAACCTGCCGCTCGGCGTCGTCGCCCTGGCCCTGCTGACGCGGACACGGCGCTCGGAGCGCCGGCCCGCGCCGCTGGACCTGCCCGGTCAGGCGACGGCCGTGATCGCCCTGACGGCACTCACCTTCGCGGTGATCGAGGGCGGTACGACGCGGGCGGTGGCGTTCGTGGTGGCGGTGACCGCGGCCGTGCTGTTCGTCCGGACCGAGGCCCGTCAGCCGCATCCGGTGGTCCCGCCCGCCCTGTTCCGCGACCGGGCCGTGCGCGTGGCGGTCGCGGCGGGCGCCGCGTGCAGCGTGGCCTTCTACGGTGTGGTCTTCCTCTTCTCGCTCTTCTTCCAGCAGGCGCAGGGCCGTTCCGCGCTCTATGTCGGCCTCATGTTCCTGCCGATGACCGGGCTGATCGCGGTGACCAACGTGGTGTCGGGCAAGCTCGCGCAGCGCTACGGCCCGCGGCCGCCGATGCTGGCGGGCCAGGCGCTCGCGGTGCTGGGGCTGCTGGGCCTGCTGACCGTCGGCACCAGGACGCCCGCCACCTTGGTGGCCGTGCTCCTGATCCCGCTGGCCCTGGGCTGCGCGCTCGCCATTCCCCCGCTGACCGCCCTGATGCTGGACGCGGTGCCCGCCGAGCGCGCGGGGGTCGCGGCGGGCGTACTCAACGCGGCGCGGCAGGTGTCCGGCGGGCTCGGCATCGCCGTGTTCGGGGCGCTGGTCGCCGGCGGCTTCGCCACGGGGATGCGGACGAGCCTCGCCGTGGCCGCCGCGCTGCTCGCCCTGACCTGCCTGCTGACCGCCCGCGGGACGGCGGCCCGGGGGTGA
- a CDS encoding GlxA family transcriptional regulator codes for MLRVAVIASPPVSMFNLAIPELLFGKVEVAGAPGYEVVICAPDPGPVATTGGLDLHVPHGLEALREAHTVLVAGTGEPYSPDPRVVAALREAAGAGTRIASICTGAFSLAEAGLLDGRRATTYWAHAEEMRRRHPGVEMQGDVLYAQDGPYLTSSGYAAGLDLCLHVIRTDYGAAVANEVARLALVAPVRPGGQTQFTRTPLPPERGTVCADTRGWAMRNLDKPLTLTDLARHAGVSVRTLTRRFHAESGVSPLQWLLHQRIERARELLETTTLPMDQVARASGLGTADSLRAHLVRRTGLTPSAYRAQFSRRGTGGGAGASSAA; via the coding sequence ATGCTCCGTGTCGCCGTCATCGCGTCGCCGCCCGTGTCGATGTTCAACCTCGCCATCCCCGAACTCCTCTTCGGCAAGGTCGAGGTGGCCGGAGCGCCGGGCTACGAGGTCGTCATCTGCGCGCCCGACCCCGGCCCCGTGGCCACGACCGGCGGTCTCGACCTGCATGTGCCGCACGGCCTGGAGGCGCTGCGCGAGGCGCACACCGTGCTCGTGGCCGGCACCGGCGAGCCCTACTCCCCGGACCCGAGGGTCGTGGCGGCCCTGCGCGAGGCGGCCGGGGCGGGCACCCGTATCGCCTCCATCTGCACCGGCGCCTTCTCCCTCGCCGAGGCCGGTCTGCTCGACGGCCGCCGGGCCACGACCTACTGGGCGCACGCCGAGGAGATGCGCCGCAGGCACCCCGGCGTCGAGATGCAGGGGGATGTGCTCTACGCCCAGGACGGCCCGTACCTGACCTCCTCCGGCTACGCGGCCGGCCTCGACCTGTGCTTGCACGTCATCCGCACCGACTACGGCGCCGCCGTCGCCAACGAGGTCGCCCGGCTGGCCCTGGTGGCCCCGGTCCGCCCCGGCGGCCAGACCCAGTTCACCCGAACCCCGCTGCCGCCCGAGCGCGGGACCGTGTGCGCCGACACCCGCGGCTGGGCCATGCGCAACCTCGACAAGCCGCTCACCCTCACCGACCTGGCCCGGCACGCCGGCGTCAGCGTCCGCACCCTCACCCGCCGCTTCCACGCGGAGAGCGGCGTCAGCCCCCTGCAGTGGCTGCTCCACCAGCGCATCGAGCGGGCCAGGGAACTGCTGGAGACCACCACCCTGCCGATGGACCAGGTGGCGCGCGCCTCGGGGCTCGGCACCGCCGACTCGCTGCGCGCCCATCTGGTCCGGCGGACCGGACTCACCCCGAGCGCCTACCGCGCCCAGTTCAGCCGGCGCGGAACCGGGGGCGGAGCCGGCGCGTCCTCCGCTGCATGA
- a CDS encoding GNAT family N-acetyltransferase: MIDDRETGILLICTAVPAEAETIADLHLRARSTYYPDGVPQGDIDWQAAWRGSIERTDAHVLCAVEKGSIVGIASFRTPDGAGADTVKLFQFHVDPGRWRSGIGRALHAACVEQWRADRRRAAVLDVHVDNKRAQAFYAREGWLPDPQTPPAAGDHHLYLRYTVPGETPGE, translated from the coding sequence ATGATCGATGACCGTGAGACCGGAATCCTCCTGATCTGCACCGCTGTGCCCGCGGAGGCCGAGACCATCGCCGATCTGCATCTGCGGGCCCGTTCGACGTACTACCCGGACGGCGTGCCGCAGGGCGATATCGACTGGCAGGCCGCTTGGCGCGGGTCGATCGAGCGCACCGACGCGCACGTGCTGTGCGCCGTGGAGAAGGGGAGCATCGTCGGCATCGCGTCCTTCCGGACGCCGGACGGGGCGGGTGCGGACACCGTCAAGCTGTTCCAGTTCCATGTGGACCCCGGCCGCTGGCGGTCCGGCATCGGCAGGGCCCTGCACGCCGCCTGTGTGGAGCAGTGGCGGGCCGACCGGCGGCGCGCGGCCGTGCTCGACGTGCACGTCGACAACAAGCGCGCCCAGGCGTTCTACGCCCGCGAGGGCTGGCTGCCGGACCCGCAGACCCCGCCCGCCGCGGGCGACCACCACCTGTACCTGCGCTACACCGTGCCCGGGGAGACGCCCGGGGAATGA
- a CDS encoding caspase family protein codes for MTGQPTGGSRAVLFGVHAFSHFPDLDGVSRNIPALRAQLTSPDVGELDEKTCVVLPPGSDMGTVLDAVETAAAEADDLLLVYYAGHGHYDRDGRSLLLATEASSHTRRHHSVPYEDIREYVSASRARHKVVIVDCCYSGMALRMGETAPAADSDTLAIEGACVLTSAAETQQSLCLPEGSVFTLALVDVLREGLPDTLPDGRRGPDLTHLSTGDVFEAVRSRLKDVRVDGARVPEPRMASRGSGYKIPLARNTAWRRPATPAEAAVPQQRTEPAPDPLAAVVGQQSFVDGLGGFKKNLTPEHLPFVSPGPDHRAHPDRLFGRLQNSDDRGVLLVGAAGTGKTRTGLEVGRIALSRGWRVLHVRPGRESSVTGQISSQVLAGTGPALVVIDYLNEYLKDDDNHDAQLDLTALRHRLLPEARRRNIQVAFLASVRPGWLQKADHVQLHDLFDEVWLRQDEEFQRLVADHALANLAPTAIDRLGMDRMREICGHRPIITLLVARELERRVISGLPIPDTAGLRASGDLPRWLRSRLEEDDLAVRGRKETTFDQVTASDSLVAAAAAAAACPQARADVTAAAAAALTHTSSGADRAEGVVETLIDLGWLEGEGGDGDILTTAHDVVCDQLVESVILPAASRNPDRRRTRILLAGCLTSARTIGRYATNLARLVNDLALAGRAESVSAALDAWFADNAPAIGDVMRYDADIGGYALGAICTGQPWSDAAVQNWPEIVGPWLEEFGDGVNARHVLYRGLWHLPTDGALLLVPAALRWLESHGWRREASYVLSPLLSRTDIPADQHKPAVWKAIGWLRRHGDILEAHFVLRGLVARTDLTFQQTRKVVAAALQWSENDVTVRQVAHILPPLVARTDLTDDETRQVVALALEWLRHHRTLWDPHKVLRALLSRRDLTENEARQAASMTLWWLEEHATAHPATYVLRPLLARTELARSQMRRAVQCAGQWLEHHAATAGADFLIRRLLERSDLTEDESRRAVGFAGQWLEQHATTTEADFLIHPLLERSDLTEDESRRAVEYAGEWLEHHATTPGATFALGALLARGDLTDGQARQAIVSATAWLGCHGDLDSAGYVLRVLLDRPDLPEDAARRANAVAVAWLDSRAESREASFTLNKLLCRQDLDQEQARQAIASAITWLGCHGRTDVADYVLRALLSRPDLTPGHAQQAIGHATRWLKLHGTGRNGGYVLGALLGRGDLTPVQAKGAVTSALAWLTDHGRALEADFVLPPLLERTGLTDDEHRRALAFADLREQQNGTTFREATELSRRLTTDGPVDEQVREDLASALAWLEQHAERPEAVRVLRATFTHHELTEEQFRQTVAAAMTWLAHHAIQPGASYLLQPLLSLPGLTDEDVDLAAAHALQWLGQHWQGTQATFTLGALIGNTRIGPDKLERGISLAADWLERQVATPDARFVLDKLLTRREITGARAQATVAFTDLWLSRHVSMREARFVLEPLLARTDLTGEETRRAAAHTTAWLRAYGTIGEARHVLVSLNAKPGLTAEEIGQAFDLTGVWLERYGSPGNAQTVLTPLLWRTDLGPEHLRRFADFTLRWVTAHAAPDSWRVLGPLLNRTDLAPDQTRALLRLVVDSVQADPAVYDVSFLLEPYLTRSDLTEAQRRAATGWALTWLDHHMPIWRSRFVLRSLLRLDDLDPDDSRRVIAQSLAWLEHHTDGTPDAFAASGADAVLDPLLARKDLTDTDAERARAFLPGKVPAA; via the coding sequence ATGACCGGGCAGCCGACGGGCGGCTCCCGCGCGGTGCTCTTCGGCGTCCACGCCTTCAGCCACTTCCCGGACCTCGACGGCGTCAGCCGCAACATCCCCGCACTGCGCGCCCAGTTGACCTCCCCGGACGTGGGGGAGCTGGACGAGAAGACGTGCGTCGTCCTGCCCCCCGGCAGCGACATGGGCACCGTCCTCGACGCGGTGGAGACCGCCGCCGCCGAGGCCGACGACCTGCTCCTCGTCTACTACGCCGGGCACGGCCACTACGACCGCGACGGCCGCAGCCTGCTCCTGGCCACCGAGGCCTCCAGCCACACCCGCCGCCACCACTCCGTGCCGTACGAGGACATCCGCGAGTACGTGTCCGCCTCCCGGGCACGGCACAAGGTCGTCATCGTGGACTGCTGCTACAGCGGCATGGCGTTGCGCATGGGCGAGACCGCTCCCGCGGCGGACAGCGACACGCTCGCCATCGAGGGCGCCTGCGTGCTCACCTCGGCCGCCGAGACCCAGCAGTCCCTGTGCCTGCCCGAGGGCAGTGTCTTCACCCTGGCGCTCGTCGACGTACTCCGGGAGGGCCTGCCGGACACCCTGCCCGACGGGCGCCGCGGCCCGGACCTGACGCACCTCAGCACGGGCGACGTCTTCGAGGCCGTACGGTCCCGGCTCAAGGACGTCCGGGTGGACGGCGCCCGCGTCCCCGAGCCCCGGATGGCCAGCCGGGGCTCCGGCTACAAGATCCCGCTCGCCCGGAACACCGCCTGGCGCCGCCCGGCCACCCCGGCCGAGGCCGCCGTCCCGCAGCAGCGGACCGAGCCCGCGCCCGACCCGCTCGCCGCGGTCGTCGGCCAGCAGAGCTTCGTCGACGGCCTCGGCGGCTTCAAGAAGAACCTCACCCCCGAGCACCTGCCGTTCGTCTCCCCGGGCCCCGATCACCGCGCCCACCCCGACCGGCTCTTCGGCCGCCTGCAGAACTCCGACGACCGCGGGGTGCTGCTGGTGGGCGCGGCCGGCACCGGCAAGACCCGCACCGGCCTGGAGGTGGGCCGGATCGCGCTGAGCCGCGGCTGGCGCGTCCTGCACGTCCGACCGGGGCGGGAGTCGTCCGTCACCGGGCAGATCAGCAGCCAGGTCCTCGCCGGCACCGGCCCGGCCCTGGTGGTGATCGACTACCTCAACGAGTACCTGAAGGACGACGACAACCACGACGCCCAGCTCGACCTGACCGCGCTGCGCCACCGCCTGCTGCCCGAGGCCCGCCGCAGGAACATCCAGGTCGCCTTCCTCGCCTCGGTGCGCCCCGGCTGGCTCCAGAAGGCCGACCACGTCCAGCTGCACGACCTGTTCGACGAGGTCTGGCTGCGCCAGGACGAGGAGTTCCAGCGCCTCGTCGCCGACCACGCCCTGGCCAACCTCGCCCCCACCGCCATCGACCGGCTCGGCATGGACCGGATGCGGGAGATCTGCGGCCACCGCCCCATCATCACGCTGCTGGTCGCCCGCGAGCTGGAGCGCCGGGTCATCAGCGGGCTGCCCATCCCCGACACAGCCGGGCTGCGCGCGAGCGGCGACCTCCCGCGGTGGCTCAGGAGCCGGCTGGAGGAGGACGACCTCGCCGTCCGCGGACGCAAGGAGACCACCTTCGACCAGGTCACCGCCTCCGACAGCCTGGTGGCCGCGGCCGCCGCGGCCGCCGCCTGTCCGCAGGCCCGCGCCGACGTGACCGCCGCGGCCGCCGCCGCGCTGACCCACACCTCCAGCGGGGCCGACCGCGCCGAGGGCGTCGTCGAGACCCTCATCGACCTCGGCTGGCTGGAGGGGGAGGGCGGCGACGGCGACATCCTCACCACCGCCCACGACGTGGTGTGCGACCAGCTCGTCGAGTCCGTGATCCTGCCCGCGGCCAGCCGCAACCCCGACCGCCGCCGCACCCGGATCCTCCTCGCCGGCTGCCTCACCAGCGCGCGCACCATCGGCCGTTACGCCACCAACCTCGCCCGGCTCGTGAACGACCTCGCCCTCGCCGGCCGCGCCGAGTCCGTCTCCGCGGCGCTCGACGCCTGGTTCGCCGACAACGCCCCGGCCATCGGCGACGTCATGCGCTACGACGCCGACATCGGCGGCTACGCGCTCGGCGCGATCTGCACCGGACAGCCCTGGTCCGACGCCGCCGTGCAGAACTGGCCGGAGATCGTGGGCCCCTGGCTGGAGGAGTTCGGCGACGGCGTCAACGCCCGGCACGTCCTCTACCGCGGCCTGTGGCACCTGCCCACCGACGGCGCGCTGCTGCTCGTCCCGGCGGCCCTGCGCTGGCTGGAGTCCCACGGCTGGCGGCGGGAGGCCAGCTACGTCCTCAGCCCCCTGCTGAGCCGGACCGACATACCGGCCGACCAGCACAAGCCCGCCGTCTGGAAGGCGATCGGCTGGCTGCGCCGCCACGGCGACATCCTGGAAGCCCACTTCGTGCTGCGCGGCCTCGTCGCCCGCACCGACCTCACCTTCCAGCAGACCCGGAAGGTCGTCGCCGCCGCGCTGCAGTGGTCGGAGAACGACGTCACCGTGCGCCAGGTGGCCCACATCCTGCCGCCGCTCGTCGCCCGCACCGACCTCACCGACGACGAGACACGGCAGGTGGTCGCCCTCGCCCTCGAGTGGCTGCGCCACCACCGCACGCTGTGGGACCCGCACAAGGTGCTGCGCGCCCTGCTGAGCCGCCGCGACCTCACCGAGAACGAGGCCCGCCAGGCGGCGTCGATGACCCTGTGGTGGCTGGAGGAGCACGCCACCGCGCACCCCGCCACGTACGTCCTGCGACCGCTCCTCGCCCGCACCGAACTGGCCCGGAGCCAGATGCGGCGGGCCGTCCAGTGCGCCGGGCAGTGGCTGGAGCACCACGCGGCCACCGCCGGGGCCGACTTCCTCATCCGCCGCCTGCTGGAGCGTTCCGACCTCACCGAGGACGAGAGCCGCCGGGCGGTCGGCTTCGCCGGCCAGTGGCTGGAACAGCACGCCACCACCACCGAGGCGGACTTCCTCATCCACCCGCTGCTGGAGCGCTCCGACCTCACCGAGGACGAGAGCCGCCGGGCCGTCGAGTACGCCGGTGAGTGGCTGGAGCACCACGCCACCACCCCCGGCGCCACCTTCGCGCTGGGCGCGCTGCTCGCCCGCGGCGACCTCACCGACGGCCAGGCCCGGCAGGCCATCGTCTCGGCCACGGCCTGGCTCGGCTGCCACGGCGACCTCGACTCCGCCGGATACGTCCTGAGGGTCCTGCTCGACCGCCCCGACCTGCCCGAGGACGCGGCCCGCCGGGCCAACGCCGTCGCCGTCGCCTGGCTGGACTCGCGCGCCGAGTCCCGGGAGGCCAGCTTCACCCTCAACAAACTGCTGTGCCGCCAGGACCTCGACCAGGAACAGGCCCGGCAGGCCATCGCGTCGGCGATCACCTGGCTCGGCTGCCACGGCCGGACCGACGTCGCCGACTACGTCCTGCGCGCCCTGCTCTCCCGCCCCGACCTCACGCCCGGCCACGCCCAGCAGGCCATCGGCCACGCGACGCGCTGGCTGAAGCTGCACGGCACCGGCCGCAACGGCGGCTACGTCCTCGGCGCGCTGCTCGGCCGCGGCGACCTCACCCCGGTGCAGGCCAAGGGAGCGGTCACCTCGGCCCTCGCCTGGCTCACCGACCACGGGCGCGCGCTGGAGGCCGACTTCGTCCTGCCGCCGCTGCTGGAGCGCACCGGCCTCACCGACGACGAGCACCGGCGCGCGCTCGCCTTCGCCGACCTGCGCGAGCAGCAGAACGGCACCACCTTCCGTGAGGCGACCGAACTCTCGCGGCGGCTGACCACCGACGGCCCGGTGGACGAACAGGTCCGCGAGGACCTCGCCTCCGCGCTCGCATGGCTGGAGCAGCACGCCGAACGTCCCGAGGCAGTACGGGTGTTGCGGGCGACGTTCACCCATCACGAGCTGACCGAGGAGCAGTTCCGGCAGACCGTCGCCGCGGCCATGACCTGGCTCGCCCACCACGCCATCCAGCCCGGCGCCTCCTACCTCCTCCAGCCGCTGCTGTCACTGCCCGGTCTCACCGACGAGGACGTCGACCTGGCCGCCGCCCACGCCCTGCAGTGGCTGGGGCAGCACTGGCAGGGGACCCAGGCCACCTTCACGCTCGGCGCGTTGATCGGGAACACGCGGATCGGCCCGGACAAGCTGGAGCGCGGCATCTCCCTGGCCGCGGACTGGCTGGAGCGCCAAGTGGCCACGCCCGACGCCCGCTTCGTCCTGGACAAGCTGCTCACCCGGCGGGAGATCACCGGGGCCCGGGCCCAGGCCACCGTCGCCTTCACCGACCTGTGGCTCAGCCGCCATGTGTCCATGCGCGAGGCCCGCTTCGTCCTCGAACCACTGCTCGCCCGCACCGACCTCACCGGCGAGGAGACCCGCCGCGCCGCCGCCCACACGACGGCCTGGCTGCGCGCCTACGGCACCATCGGCGAGGCCCGCCACGTCCTGGTCTCGCTGAACGCCAAGCCCGGCCTCACCGCCGAGGAGATCGGCCAGGCCTTCGACCTCACCGGTGTCTGGCTGGAGCGCTACGGCAGCCCGGGCAACGCCCAGACCGTCCTCACGCCCCTGCTGTGGCGGACCGACCTCGGCCCCGAACACCTGCGCCGGTTCGCCGACTTCACCCTGCGCTGGGTCACCGCGCACGCCGCCCCCGACTCCTGGCGGGTGCTCGGCCCCCTGCTGAACCGGACCGACCTGGCCCCCGACCAGACGCGCGCCCTGCTGCGCCTGGTCGTCGACAGCGTGCAGGCCGACCCCGCCGTCTACGACGTCAGCTTCCTGCTGGAGCCGTACCTCACCCGCTCCGACCTCACCGAGGCCCAGCGCAGGGCGGCGACCGGCTGGGCGCTGACCTGGCTGGACCACCACATGCCCATCTGGCGGTCCCGCTTCGTCCTCCGCTCCCTGCTGCGCCTGGACGACCTCGACCCCGACGACTCCCGCCGGGTGATCGCCCAGTCCCTGGCCTGGCTGGAGCACCACACCGACGGCACCCCGGACGCCTTCGCCGCCTCGGGCGCCGACGCCGTCCTGGACCCCCTGCTCGCCCGCAAGGACCTCACGGACACCGATGCCGAGCGGGCCCGCGCCTTCCTGCCCGGAAAGGTCCCGGCGGCCTGA
- a CDS encoding HAD family acid phosphatase has product MRKSLRAAAIAAACAVAGGALYGAGAATAGQSTANSTQEPYNIGTLVKDIDTYYGTAPDADGVYQASPDSPYARDLARLDADARRYIDKAAAKSLQKGEKPAVVFDIDDTLLLSLDYEKRYNYTYNAASWAAYVDRADRPAVFGSPELVRYAEDRGVAVFYNSGLSESQRTAAVTNLKRTGADVNLDAAHMFLKDKANPPAYLSGCATPGTWTCTTVQYKAGTRKHIEQDLGYDIIADFGDQYSDLDGGYADRTYKLPNPTYFVG; this is encoded by the coding sequence ATGCGGAAGTCCCTCAGAGCGGCCGCCATAGCCGCCGCCTGCGCCGTCGCCGGCGGCGCCCTCTACGGCGCCGGCGCGGCCACGGCCGGCCAGTCGACGGCCAACTCCACCCAGGAGCCGTACAACATCGGCACCCTGGTGAAGGACATCGACACCTACTACGGCACCGCGCCCGACGCCGACGGCGTGTACCAGGCGTCCCCGGACAGCCCCTACGCGCGGGACCTGGCCCGCCTCGACGCCGACGCCAGGCGCTACATCGACAAGGCGGCGGCCAAGTCCCTGCAGAAGGGCGAGAAGCCCGCGGTCGTCTTCGACATCGACGACACGCTGCTGCTCAGCCTCGACTACGAGAAGCGCTACAACTACACCTACAACGCGGCGAGTTGGGCGGCCTACGTCGACCGCGCCGACCGCCCGGCCGTCTTCGGCAGCCCCGAACTCGTGCGCTACGCCGAGGACAGGGGCGTGGCCGTCTTCTACAACTCGGGGCTGAGCGAGTCCCAGCGCACCGCCGCCGTGACCAACCTGAAGCGGACCGGCGCCGACGTGAACCTCGACGCCGCCCACATGTTCCTCAAGGACAAGGCGAACCCGCCGGCGTATTTGAGCGGCTGCGCCACCCCGGGGACCTGGACGTGCACGACCGTCCAGTACAAGGCGGGCACCCGCAAGCACATCGAGCAGGACCTCGGGTACGACATCATCGCCGACTTCGGCGACCAGTACTCCGACCTGGACGGCGGCTACGCCGACCGGACCTACAAGCTGCCGAACCCGACGTACTTCGTCGGTTAG
- a CDS encoding TIGR03086 family metal-binding protein — protein MTDMRFDLGPQAREVARLVEGVSDEHLPGATPCPDYTVRNLLGHLVGLARAFRDAGRKDLGATTDTAPDAAVPDIGPGWREELAGALDELAEAWRDPEAWAGMTRAGGVDLPGGVAGLVAADELVIHGWDLARATGQDYTPDPAALQGAQVFLRAAAEEPNRPAGLFGPVVTVQDDRPLVERLVGLSGRDPEWKA, from the coding sequence ATGACCGACATGAGGTTCGACCTGGGCCCGCAGGCCCGTGAGGTGGCGCGGCTCGTCGAGGGGGTGTCCGACGAGCACCTTCCAGGAGCGACGCCGTGCCCCGACTACACGGTGCGCAATCTGCTGGGGCACCTGGTGGGGCTGGCCAGGGCCTTCCGGGACGCCGGCCGCAAGGACCTGGGCGCCACCACCGACACCGCCCCGGACGCCGCCGTCCCCGACATCGGACCCGGCTGGCGAGAGGAGCTCGCCGGGGCGCTGGACGAACTCGCCGAGGCCTGGCGCGACCCGGAGGCCTGGGCCGGCATGACCCGGGCGGGCGGCGTCGACCTGCCCGGCGGTGTCGCGGGCCTCGTCGCCGCCGACGAGCTGGTGATCCACGGCTGGGACCTGGCCCGCGCCACCGGGCAGGACTACACGCCCGACCCCGCCGCCCTCCAGGGAGCGCAGGTCTTCCTGCGCGCCGCGGCCGAGGAGCCCAACCGCCCGGCCGGCCTGTTCGGTCCCGTCGTCACCGTCCAGGACGACCGGCCCCTGGTGGAGAGGCTGGTGGGACTGAGCGGACGCGACCCGGAGTGGAAGGCGTAG